One window of the Chelonoidis abingdonii isolate Lonesome George chromosome 3, CheloAbing_2.0, whole genome shotgun sequence genome contains the following:
- the E2F6 gene encoding transcription factor E2F6 isoform X4, translating into MSSTETLKVTKPRFDASLVYLTRKFMDLVKTAPDGVLDLNEVATTLGVRKRRVYDITNVLDGIHLIQKRSKNLIQWVGSDLDQIAGKASEQQKLRDELSDLSAMEEALDELIKDCAHQLFELTDDTENTKLAYVTYQDIHSIKAFQEQIVMAIKAPEETKLEIPAPKEDCIEVRIKSTKGPIDVYLCEVEQDNPGAKTFEDMDTLTSETKSSVPLDEE; encoded by the exons atgagttccacag AAACCCTGAAAGTCACAAAGCCTCGTTTTGATGCATCCCTGGTTTACCTGACCCGAAAATTCATGGATCTTGTCAAAACTGCTCCAGATGGTGTTCTTGATTTGAATGAAGTAGCAACAACTTTGGGGGTACGAAAACGAAGAGTATATGACATCACCAATGTGTTGGATGGAATCCACCTAATTCAGAAAAGATCTAAGAACCTTATCCAGTGGGT AGGATCTGATCTCGATCAGATTGCTGGAAAGGCATCAGAGCAACAAAAGCTTAGAGATGAACTTTCTGATTTATCAGCAATGGAAGAAGCTCTGGATGAATTAATTAAAGACTGTGCTCACCAGTTGTTTGAATTAACAGATGatacagaaaacacaaa ACTAGCTTATGTGACATATCAAGATATTCATAGCATTAAGGCCTTTCAAGAACAGATCGTTATGGCAATCAAAGCTCCAGAAGAAACAAAACTAGAAATACCAGCTCCTAAAGAA GATTGTATAGAAGTACGTATAAAGAGCACAAAGGGACCCATTGATGTATATTTATGTGAAGTGGAGCAAGATAACCCAGGTGCCAAAACTTTTGAAGATATGGATACTCTGACATCAGAAACTAAATCATCAGTACCTCTTGATGAAG
- the E2F6 gene encoding transcription factor E2F6 isoform X1, protein MATPAKGKSLRPLYPDTLRPPKINLNMEDEVQFVTMRKTLKVTKPRFDASLVYLTRKFMDLVKTAPDGVLDLNEVATTLGVRKRRVYDITNVLDGIHLIQKRSKNLIQWVGSDLDQIAGKASEQQKLRDELSDLSAMEEALDELIKDCAHQLFELTDDTENTKLAYVTYQDIHSIKAFQEQIVMAIKAPEETKLEIPAPKEDCIEVRIKSTKGPIDVYLCEVEQDNPGAKTFEDMDTLTSETKSSVPLDEE, encoded by the exons ATGGCCACCCCCGCCAAGGGGAAGAGCTTGCGGCCGCTGTACCCGGACACGCTGCGG ccaCCAAAAATCAACCTTAATATGGAAGATGAGGTACAGTTTGTGACAATGAGAA AAACCCTGAAAGTCACAAAGCCTCGTTTTGATGCATCCCTGGTTTACCTGACCCGAAAATTCATGGATCTTGTCAAAACTGCTCCAGATGGTGTTCTTGATTTGAATGAAGTAGCAACAACTTTGGGGGTACGAAAACGAAGAGTATATGACATCACCAATGTGTTGGATGGAATCCACCTAATTCAGAAAAGATCTAAGAACCTTATCCAGTGGGT AGGATCTGATCTCGATCAGATTGCTGGAAAGGCATCAGAGCAACAAAAGCTTAGAGATGAACTTTCTGATTTATCAGCAATGGAAGAAGCTCTGGATGAATTAATTAAAGACTGTGCTCACCAGTTGTTTGAATTAACAGATGatacagaaaacacaaa ACTAGCTTATGTGACATATCAAGATATTCATAGCATTAAGGCCTTTCAAGAACAGATCGTTATGGCAATCAAAGCTCCAGAAGAAACAAAACTAGAAATACCAGCTCCTAAAGAA GATTGTATAGAAGTACGTATAAAGAGCACAAAGGGACCCATTGATGTATATTTATGTGAAGTGGAGCAAGATAACCCAGGTGCCAAAACTTTTGAAGATATGGATACTCTGACATCAGAAACTAAATCATCAGTACCTCTTGATGAAG
- the E2F6 gene encoding transcription factor E2F6 isoform X3: MEDEVQFVTMRKTLKVTKPRFDASLVYLTRKFMDLVKTAPDGVLDLNEVATTLGVRKRRVYDITNVLDGIHLIQKRSKNLIQWVGSDLDQIAGKASEQQKLRDELSDLSAMEEALDELIKDCAHQLFELTDDTENTKLAYVTYQDIHSIKAFQEQIVMAIKAPEETKLEIPAPKEDCIEVRIKSTKGPIDVYLCEVEQDNPGAKTFEDMDTLTSETKSSVPLDEE, from the exons ATGGAAGATGAGGTACAGTTTGTGACAATGAGAA AAACCCTGAAAGTCACAAAGCCTCGTTTTGATGCATCCCTGGTTTACCTGACCCGAAAATTCATGGATCTTGTCAAAACTGCTCCAGATGGTGTTCTTGATTTGAATGAAGTAGCAACAACTTTGGGGGTACGAAAACGAAGAGTATATGACATCACCAATGTGTTGGATGGAATCCACCTAATTCAGAAAAGATCTAAGAACCTTATCCAGTGGGT AGGATCTGATCTCGATCAGATTGCTGGAAAGGCATCAGAGCAACAAAAGCTTAGAGATGAACTTTCTGATTTATCAGCAATGGAAGAAGCTCTGGATGAATTAATTAAAGACTGTGCTCACCAGTTGTTTGAATTAACAGATGatacagaaaacacaaa ACTAGCTTATGTGACATATCAAGATATTCATAGCATTAAGGCCTTTCAAGAACAGATCGTTATGGCAATCAAAGCTCCAGAAGAAACAAAACTAGAAATACCAGCTCCTAAAGAA GATTGTATAGAAGTACGTATAAAGAGCACAAAGGGACCCATTGATGTATATTTATGTGAAGTGGAGCAAGATAACCCAGGTGCCAAAACTTTTGAAGATATGGATACTCTGACATCAGAAACTAAATCATCAGTACCTCTTGATGAAG
- the E2F6 gene encoding transcription factor E2F6 isoform X2 encodes MATPAKGKSLRPLYPDTLRPPKINLNMEDEVQFVTMRKTLKVTKPRFDASLVYLTRKFMDLVKTAPDGVLDLNEVATTLGVRKRRVYDITNVLDGIHLIQKRSKNLIQGSDLDQIAGKASEQQKLRDELSDLSAMEEALDELIKDCAHQLFELTDDTENTKLAYVTYQDIHSIKAFQEQIVMAIKAPEETKLEIPAPKEDCIEVRIKSTKGPIDVYLCEVEQDNPGAKTFEDMDTLTSETKSSVPLDEE; translated from the exons ATGGCCACCCCCGCCAAGGGGAAGAGCTTGCGGCCGCTGTACCCGGACACGCTGCGG ccaCCAAAAATCAACCTTAATATGGAAGATGAGGTACAGTTTGTGACAATGAGAA AAACCCTGAAAGTCACAAAGCCTCGTTTTGATGCATCCCTGGTTTACCTGACCCGAAAATTCATGGATCTTGTCAAAACTGCTCCAGATGGTGTTCTTGATTTGAATGAAGTAGCAACAACTTTGGGGGTACGAAAACGAAGAGTATATGACATCACCAATGTGTTGGATGGAATCCACCTAATTCAGAAAAGATCTAAGAACCTTATCCA AGGATCTGATCTCGATCAGATTGCTGGAAAGGCATCAGAGCAACAAAAGCTTAGAGATGAACTTTCTGATTTATCAGCAATGGAAGAAGCTCTGGATGAATTAATTAAAGACTGTGCTCACCAGTTGTTTGAATTAACAGATGatacagaaaacacaaa ACTAGCTTATGTGACATATCAAGATATTCATAGCATTAAGGCCTTTCAAGAACAGATCGTTATGGCAATCAAAGCTCCAGAAGAAACAAAACTAGAAATACCAGCTCCTAAAGAA GATTGTATAGAAGTACGTATAAAGAGCACAAAGGGACCCATTGATGTATATTTATGTGAAGTGGAGCAAGATAACCCAGGTGCCAAAACTTTTGAAGATATGGATACTCTGACATCAGAAACTAAATCATCAGTACCTCTTGATGAAG